The nucleotide window CTTCATTTATGCATAGTTGTTCGAGTGCGACGATAATGTCTGATAATAGAGCATGAACAAACGATGATGGGCGGAATGCGTGTGAAGATGAGGTCAGTTATTCATTATTATTGGGCAAGGGAGGAGTGGACGTGCAGAAATGGGCATAGTTTCACGTGGTCTAGGCGATTGTGTTGATGTCAGGCTAAGCAATCGTTCAGAATTTATAAAATAAGGCCTATATGTATTGTCGTAAAGATTATGAAACAGAAAAACATATTGAAGGCAATCAGTGATTGATGGCGTAATGTTGCTCATATTTCATGATTTAGAACTTTTTCTGGTCCAAAAGAATCAGTGGTTCCCGGGGCGAGCGGTTCATAACGACAGGGGAATCAATGATAGGAACAATTAGATATAATCCCATATAGTGTCATACAATAATACGCCGACAAAATAAATCCCCTCTAACATAATACTGTGTACTAATGGCTACAAATTTTGAAAGAACGGCTCGAAAGGAAGGTAACTTCGGACTAATATGTAACGGTAAACTCCAGTTgaccatcctttccttgCACAACTTTGATCTGATCCATCGTGTCGATCACAAAATGAGCATCCAGATGTTCGATTTGGTGGCGTTGGTGAGATGTGCACACCGCAATAACAGTAGCTCCTGCAGCCACGGCTGCTTTGATACCCGAAGGAGAATCTTCGAAGATGACAGCGCGAGTAGGATCAATTCCGAGATCGGCAGCCGCCAACAAGAAGGGGTCAGGGAAAGGTTTGCCTCGCAGGAGTCTAGGATCATCGGCTGTCACACAGACTTTGGGAATTGAAATCCTAAATACACCTTGGTCAATTCTACTACAGAAGAGGGCGAAATAACAATTAAAAATAGTAATAAAACTAACCCCGTACGGTTCAGGCATCCATGACAGTATGTCTTAGCACCAGAAGTGGCGATGGCGTACTTATCTTGAGGTAAAGAATTGATCAAACTCCTTACACCTGGCAGAATGCGGACGCTCATGTCGATGAGATCATCTACTTCGTCTTCAAACACAGAGTCATCCAACTGAGGTTCGAGTCCCCCTGACTCCCTCAATTTGAAGCTGGTAAGATTCAAAGCCTCACCCGTGTTGAAGGGCTTTGTGGCTGCAGGTGTACAGCTGCTCATGGGTGTAAAAGGCGCGAGTGAACCCATGGACCCTGACATTGATCGGGAGCCAGACCGCGAAGTGCGGGTtgaagaggcggaggagcTACGGCGAGAGCGAGGGGGAGTGTCTGCAAAGGCAAGAATAGATTGTTCAAACTCTGCAATGCTATGTGAGCGTATGATGAATTAACTTGAGAATTCTCTTACTTTCAACTTCTCGATCGACATGTTCCTTGCGAAGATTGGGAATAAGATCTTGAAGATTGTCACTGGCCCGTCGACCATGGGTGGCCTTGATAACAGCCTCCGGTTCCAGGCCAAACTCCTCTGCTTTGGCCGTCCACGCAGCTTCTACAGCAGCAATAGAATCCGTCAAGGTTCCGTCCTACATATTCTAATGAGCAAGTGCGGTCGGAACGTCCGATTGAGAATGTCATACCATATCAAAAAGGACGCCATCGGCCGTAAACACAGTCGTTTCGTTGTATCTGATCCCGGTCGAGGATAGTGTCTCGCGTGCCATACTGATACCACGTTTACTGCACAAATGAAATAATAGTAAATGATCGTTAGGGGAAACTTGACGGACGAGAGACAGAATGAATAAAGAGACACAGCGACTTATATATGTGAGACTCTTCAGCTATCCGCGAGCGCGAATGTGCGGAAAGATTCACAACAATAAACAATGGGCATGCTGTGTGCCGTGTAAAGCCAAGTGAAACGGTCAACTGACCGACGTCCCATGACCGACAGGAGTGACCCCAATTTTGCGTAGGGTTATGATATCAGTCCGCGGCCGGAATTACTGCTTTCGGTGTCTTGCGTGCTGAAGAGGATCAGCATACGGCATACTGACATACACATGGATAAATAATTATAACTGTTGTATGCAGATGGATCAAAGAAAGTAATGAGAGGAGCTGtagaaatggaagaagcagatTATGTGCATTCAAAGCGGATTTTTCAAATATGCCTTAAAACCCCCAATAAATCGCGCTTATGGCTTGGATGCTCGTTTTTCTGGGACCCAGCTAGTGATGTCTAGGACCTTAGAAATGGCCGGCTTCCGTTGTGACCCCTCCATAGACGGGAGTTAGGTCGAGTACGTAATTCCGTAACGTCATGATAAACAAGTACGTAATTCCGTAATAACGTCATGATAAACGCGGAAAAAATCGTGGGTAGactggtggtggtgggtggTTCTATTAATTGCCGAAATGTATCTGTTTTCAAACGTGAAATCGGCCTAAAATCGCGGAAAAAAGTGCTTTGAATGCACGTATTGGCAagaatggaagaaagaaactGCTATACAAGTTAACTTCAACTCTTCAAACTAATACAGACCAGAAGATAAAAGTCGAGATGGGAGTAACCAGCAGTAGTTTGG belongs to Cryptococcus neoformans var. grubii H99 chromosome 7, complete sequence and includes:
- a CDS encoding phosphatase — protein: MARETLSSTGIRYNETTVFTADGVLFDMDGTLTDSIAAVEAAWTAKAEEFGLEPEAVIKATHGRRASDNLQDLIPNLRKEHVDREVEKFEQSILAFADTPPRSRRSSSASSTRTSRSGSRSMSGSMGSLAPFTPMSSCTPAATKPFNTGEALNLTSFKLRESGGLEPQLDDSVFEDEVDDLIDMSVRILPGVRSLINSLPQDKYAIATSGAKTYCHGCLNRTGISIPKVCVTADDPRLLRGKPFPDPFLLAAADLGIDPTRAVIFEDSPSGIKAAVAAGATVIAVCTSHQRHQIEHLDAHFVIDTMDQIKVVQGKDGQLEFTVTY